A region of Capra hircus breed San Clemente chromosome 11, ASM170441v1, whole genome shotgun sequence DNA encodes the following proteins:
- the LOC102183607 gene encoding bcl-2-like protein 1 has translation MSQSNRELVVDFLSYKFFQKGYSWSQFSDMEENRTETLEGTESDMETPSAISGNPSWHLADSSVVNGATGHSRSLDAGKMIPTAVVKQALREASNECELRYQQTFSDLTSQLHITPGTTYQSFEQNGDWDIFVELYENNTATESQKGQEHFNRWSLTDVTVAGMALLGLLFNT, from the exons ATGTCTCAGAGCAACCGGGAACTAGTGGTTGACTTTCTCTCTTACAAGTTTTTCCAGAAAGGATACAGCTGGAGTCAGTTTAGTGATATGGAAGAGAACAGAACTGAGACCCTAGAAGGGACAGAATCAGATATGGAAACCCCCAGCGCCATCAGTGGCAACCCATCCTGGCACCTGGCAGATAGCTCTGTGGTGAATGGAGCCACTGGTCACAGCAGAAGCTTGGACGCTGGGAAAATGATCCCCACGGCAGTGGTGAAGCAAGCCCTGAGGGAGGCAAGCAATGAGTGTGAATTGAGGTACCAACAGACATTCAGCGACCTGACGTCCCAGCTCCACATCACCCCAGGGACAACATATCAGAGCTTTGAACAG AATGGCGACTGGGACATTTTTGTGGAACTCTACGAAAACAATACAGCAACCGAGAGCCAAAAGGGCCAAGAGCACTTCAACCGCTGGTCCCTGACGGACGTGACTGTGGCTGGTATGGCTCTGCTGGGCTTGCTCTTCAACACATAA